Proteins from one Algicella marina genomic window:
- the rplL gene encoding 50S ribosomal protein L7/L12 produces MADIKKLAEEIVGLTLLEAQELKTLLKDEYGIEPAAGGAVMMAGPAAGGDAGEAAEEKDEFDVILVEAGDKKINVIKEVRAITGLGLKEAKDLVEAGGKAVKEGANKAEAEELKKKLEEAGAKVELK; encoded by the coding sequence ATGGCTGATATCAAGAAACTTGCTGAAGAGATCGTGGGTCTGACCCTTCTCGAAGCACAGGAACTGAAAACGCTTCTGAAAGATGAGTACGGCATCGAGCCCGCAGCTGGCGGCGCAGTTATGATGGCGGGCCCGGCTGCTGGTGGCGACGCTGGCGAAGCTGCTGAGGAAAAAGACGAATTCGACGTCATCCTCGTTGAAGCTGGTGACAAGAAAATCAACGTCATCAAGGAAGTCCGCGCAATCACCGGTCTTGGTCTGAAAGAAGCCAAGGACCTCGTGGAAGCCGGTGGCAAGGCTGTCAAGGAAGGCGCCAACAAAGCCGAAGCGGAAGAACTCAAGAAGAAGCTCGAAGAAGCTGGCGCCAAGGTCGAGCTCAAGTAA
- the rplJ gene encoding 50S ribosomal protein L10 encodes MDRAQKEAVVAELGQIFADSGVVVVSHYAGLTVAQMTDFRRRMSAAGGSVRVAKNKLAKIALEGTPAEGIAPLLEGQTVLAYSEDPVAAAKVVMDYTKDNDKLVVLGGAMGGTTLDQAGVKSVSQMPSREELIASIVGCIAAPASNIAGAIGAPASNIASILETIEEKAA; translated from the coding sequence GTGGATAGAGCCCAAAAAGAAGCAGTGGTCGCGGAACTCGGCCAGATCTTCGCGGACTCTGGTGTCGTCGTGGTTTCGCACTACGCCGGCCTCACGGTTGCGCAGATGACGGATTTCCGTCGCCGGATGTCGGCGGCTGGTGGATCTGTGCGTGTCGCCAAAAACAAGCTCGCCAAAATCGCCCTTGAAGGGACGCCTGCCGAAGGTATCGCGCCTCTGCTCGAGGGTCAGACAGTTCTGGCCTATTCCGAAGACCCCGTGGCGGCAGCCAAGGTGGTCATGGATTACACCAAGGATAACGACAAGCTCGTCGTTCTGGGTGGTGCCATGGGTGGAACTACGCTGGATCAGGCCGGTGTGAAAAGCGTTAGCCAGATGCCTTCCCGCGAGGAGCTTATCGCTTCCATCGTGGGCTGCATCGCGGCTCCCGCTTCGAACATCGCCGGTGCGATTGGCGCGCCTGCCTCCAACATCGCCTCCATCCTGGAGACGATCGAGGAGAAAGCGGCATAA
- a CDS encoding TRAP transporter substrate-binding protein — translation MLNIKTLTATALGLAMLTSAAMAQTVIRVQSVIPAKADEVFMLEDFAKDVSDLTDGSLQIEVLPAGAIVGVAETLDAVDAGLIEGGFAWTHYWSGKHPAAMLFGSPVAGAGVGIDNIAFVSWFQYGGGKELYDQLWKEMGVNVKGFMLQPVGPEALGWFKEPITSMDDFRKYRFRTPPGIPGQTYKDIGIASVAMGGGDILPALEKGTIDAAEWCCPKPDSVFGFQKVLKHYYLQGLHQVVVNADLYINGDVYEGLSDREKKALEVAANASLSKSMSYRIFENGKALKDLTENQGVILHDTPEDYFKEYMDAARASLEKNAEENAFFAEVWQSQKDFAEIAVPFWAGAQTSNANLGRAFADSIAK, via the coding sequence ATGCTGAACATCAAGACACTGACAGCGACCGCGCTCGGCCTGGCGATGCTTACATCAGCGGCAATGGCGCAAACGGTTATCCGCGTACAATCGGTAATACCGGCCAAGGCGGATGAAGTTTTCATGCTTGAGGACTTCGCCAAGGATGTCTCCGACCTAACGGATGGCAGTCTACAGATCGAGGTCCTGCCTGCCGGCGCGATCGTAGGCGTGGCCGAAACACTGGACGCTGTCGATGCCGGCCTTATCGAGGGTGGCTTCGCCTGGACGCACTACTGGTCCGGCAAACACCCGGCCGCCATGCTCTTCGGCTCGCCTGTGGCGGGAGCGGGTGTCGGAATTGACAACATCGCCTTCGTGTCCTGGTTTCAGTATGGCGGCGGCAAGGAACTCTATGACCAACTCTGGAAGGAAATGGGCGTGAACGTAAAGGGCTTCATGCTTCAGCCAGTCGGCCCTGAGGCCCTCGGCTGGTTCAAGGAGCCGATTACCTCCATGGATGATTTCCGGAAGTACCGCTTCCGCACGCCGCCAGGCATCCCCGGCCAAACGTACAAGGACATTGGTATTGCCTCGGTCGCCATGGGCGGCGGAGACATTCTACCTGCACTCGAAAAGGGTACGATCGACGCAGCCGAATGGTGCTGTCCGAAGCCCGATAGTGTCTTCGGTTTCCAGAAAGTGTTGAAACACTACTATCTGCAGGGCCTTCACCAAGTCGTCGTCAACGCAGATCTTTACATCAACGGCGATGTTTACGAAGGCCTGTCGGACCGAGAGAAAAAGGCTCTTGAAGTGGCAGCGAATGCCTCCTTGTCGAAATCCATGTCCTACCGCATCTTCGAGAATGGTAAGGCGTTGAAGGATCTGACGGAAAACCAGGGCGTCATCCTGCATGACACGCCAGAGGACTACTTCAAGGAATACATGGACGCAGCCCGCGCTAGTCTGGAAAAGAACGCGGAGGAGAACGCCTTTTTCGCCGAAGTTTGGCAGTCGCAAAAGGATTTTGCGGAGATCGCAGTTCCCTTCTGGGCTGGGGCGCAGACCTCCAATGCCAACCTCGGGCGCGCCTTTGCCGACAGCATCGCGAAGTGA
- the rplA gene encoding 50S ribosomal protein L1 — protein MAKLGKRTAAARKAFEGKQNVTIEEAVALIKANANAKFDETVEIALNLGVDPRHADQMVRGVVSLPSGTGKDVRVAVFARGPKADEATAAGADIVGAEDLMETIQSGKIEFDRCIATPDMMPIVGRLGKILGPRNLMPNPKVGTVTMDVKSAVEAAKGGEVQFKAEKAGVVHAGIGKASFDEDKLAANVKAFVAAVQRAKPSGAKGTYMKKIAISSTMGPGVTLDIASAVAE, from the coding sequence ATGGCTAAGCTTGGAAAACGAACTGCGGCTGCCCGAAAGGCGTTCGAAGGCAAACAGAATGTGACCATCGAGGAAGCGGTTGCCCTTATCAAGGCAAACGCGAATGCGAAGTTCGACGAAACAGTCGAGATTGCGCTGAACCTCGGCGTTGATCCGCGCCATGCGGACCAGATGGTCCGCGGCGTCGTCAGCCTGCCGAGCGGTACGGGCAAAGACGTTCGCGTCGCCGTGTTTGCACGTGGCCCGAAAGCCGATGAGGCGACGGCGGCCGGTGCAGACATCGTCGGCGCCGAAGACCTGATGGAGACGATCCAGTCCGGCAAGATCGAGTTCGACCGTTGCATTGCTACGCCGGACATGATGCCGATCGTTGGCCGTCTCGGAAAAATTCTCGGCCCTCGCAACCTGATGCCGAACCCCAAAGTGGGAACGGTGACGATGGATGTAAAGTCGGCGGTTGAGGCCGCAAAGGGCGGCGAGGTGCAGTTCAAGGCCGAAAAAGCGGGTGTCGTGCATGCAGGCATCGGCAAAGCTTCTTTCGACGAGGACAAGCTGGCTGCGAACGTAAAGGCCTTTGTCGCTGCCGTTCAGCGCGCAAAGCCTTCCGGTGCCAAGGGCACTTACATGAAAAAGATCGCCATCAGTTCCACTATGGGGCCGGGCGTGACGCTGGATATTGCTTCTGCTGTAGCAGAGTAA
- a CDS encoding IclR family transcriptional regulator: protein MANLPPNLRTIRILELLAQSAGPMTGPQIQAAMNLSKQTVHRLCRTLECEGYIMSAAGARGWVPTQRSVAMGQGMLANGRFHCARHQILKGVSTAVGETVNFVVPEDRGMFYLDRVEADWPFRIQLPVGSHVPFHCTASGKVYLASLPANVRKAFVQGLELKGHTERTHTQTSTLLAELDDILKAGYALDREEFITGMVAIAVPVTDGLGRFLAALATHGPVQRISVARAETQFETMREAAERLRDVMMA, encoded by the coding sequence ATGGCGAATTTGCCGCCGAACTTGAGGACGATCCGCATTCTGGAGTTGCTGGCGCAATCCGCTGGCCCGATGACGGGGCCGCAGATACAAGCTGCGATGAACCTCTCTAAGCAGACGGTGCATAGACTGTGCCGAACACTGGAGTGCGAAGGATACATCATGAGCGCCGCCGGAGCGCGCGGATGGGTGCCGACGCAGCGCAGCGTGGCCATGGGGCAGGGTATGCTCGCAAACGGCCGGTTCCATTGCGCGCGCCATCAAATCCTGAAAGGCGTGTCAACGGCAGTGGGCGAAACTGTCAATTTCGTGGTACCTGAGGACCGGGGTATGTTCTACCTTGACCGGGTGGAGGCGGACTGGCCTTTCCGAATTCAACTGCCCGTGGGAAGCCATGTGCCGTTTCATTGCACTGCCAGCGGCAAGGTATACCTCGCCAGTCTGCCAGCCAATGTCCGGAAGGCGTTCGTGCAGGGTCTGGAACTCAAGGGCCATACGGAGCGAACCCACACACAGACATCGACGCTCCTTGCCGAACTGGATGATATCCTGAAAGCGGGATACGCGCTTGACCGCGAGGAATTCATCACCGGCATGGTGGCGATCGCCGTGCCCGTGACCGATGGGCTGGGGCGTTTCCTGGCGGCGTTGGCAACGCACGGTCCGGTGCAGCGTATCTCTGTCGCGCGGGCAGAAACGCAGTTCGAAACCATGCGCGAAGCGGCGGAACGGTTGCGGGATGTAATGATGGCGTGA
- the rplK gene encoding 50S ribosomal protein L11: MAKKIAGTMKLQVPAGKANPSPPVGPALGQRGINIMEFCKAFNAKTQEMEPGAPCPTVITYYVDKSFTMDIKTPPASYLLKKAAKLQSGAKLPSRETVGSVTVKQVREIAETKMKDLSANDVEAAMQIILGSARSMGIEVKG; this comes from the coding sequence ATGGCCAAGAAGATTGCAGGCACCATGAAGCTTCAGGTGCCCGCCGGCAAGGCGAACCCATCCCCGCCAGTTGGCCCGGCACTGGGCCAGCGCGGGATTAATATCATGGAATTCTGCAAGGCGTTCAACGCCAAGACGCAGGAAATGGAACCCGGTGCGCCGTGTCCGACTGTGATCACGTATTACGTGGATAAGTCGTTCACGATGGACATCAAGACGCCGCCGGCGTCCTACCTTCTGAAGAAGGCCGCGAAGTTGCAGTCCGGTGCCAAGCTGCCGAGCCGCGAGACCGTCGGTTCGGTGACCGTGAAGCAGGTTCGCGAAATTGCCGAGACGAAGATGAAGGATCTTTCGGCAAATGATGTCGAAGCGGCGATGCAGATCATCCTGGGTTCCGCCCGGTCGATGGGTATCGAGGTGAAAGGGTAA
- a CDS encoding GMC family oxidoreductase, translated as MSEELSTDYTADVVIVGAGSAGCVLANRLSADPHLSVLLVEAGPADTSPWIHIPVGYFKTMGHPKLDWRYRTEADPGLNGRSIPWPRGRTLGGSSSINGLLYVRGQPRDFDRWRQLGNPGWGWDDVLPYFKRSEHWEDGETEERGGTGPLCVSRSRLSRQIVDAWLEAAQEAGFARNADYNEGDQEGVAQFQLTMRGGWRCSSARAYLSAARLRKNLEILTDSPIEKLHLANNRATGLTVLHRGVQKTICARRLVILSAGAIGSPQILMTSGIGPAAHLQELSIPVIRDQPGVGQGLQDHLQARPVYRCTLPTINTEARSLARKALMAAQFAVNRTGPMTMAASLGTAFLKTRPELDTPDIQFHIQPFSADNPADGPHSFSAFTTSVLQLRPESRGQIRLKTPHLRDAPAIHPNYLATPIDCQTLVSGIRIARRIARQPALARHITAEHAPGPEAEEDDALLEWARNTATTIYHPTGTCRMGDGRMCVVDARLNVHGISNLKVADASIMPEITSGNTNAPTIMIGEKASDIVLEDLQA; from the coding sequence GTGTCGGAGGAGCTTTCCACTGACTACACGGCGGACGTCGTCATCGTCGGCGCTGGTTCAGCTGGATGCGTGCTCGCCAACCGGCTTTCCGCCGATCCCCATCTCTCTGTACTGCTTGTCGAGGCGGGCCCCGCTGACACCAGTCCCTGGATCCACATTCCCGTCGGCTATTTCAAGACAATGGGCCACCCGAAGCTCGACTGGCGCTATCGTACAGAGGCGGATCCCGGTCTCAACGGCCGCTCCATTCCCTGGCCACGTGGCCGCACACTTGGTGGATCGTCCTCAATTAACGGCCTTCTTTACGTTCGGGGTCAACCAAGGGACTTCGATCGCTGGCGGCAACTTGGAAATCCCGGCTGGGGCTGGGATGACGTCCTACCCTATTTCAAGCGCTCCGAGCACTGGGAGGACGGTGAGACCGAAGAACGCGGCGGCACCGGTCCTCTCTGCGTTTCCCGCTCACGCCTCTCTCGCCAGATCGTCGATGCGTGGCTGGAGGCAGCGCAGGAAGCTGGCTTCGCAAGAAACGCCGATTACAACGAAGGTGACCAGGAGGGCGTAGCTCAATTTCAATTAACGATGCGTGGCGGATGGCGATGTTCATCGGCACGAGCCTATCTCAGCGCAGCCCGACTCCGCAAAAACCTTGAGATCCTGACGGACTCTCCCATCGAAAAACTGCATCTGGCCAATAATAGGGCCACGGGCCTGACAGTCCTTCATCGCGGCGTTCAGAAAACAATATGCGCTCGTCGTCTCGTCATTCTCTCCGCCGGTGCGATTGGTTCACCGCAAATCCTGATGACGTCGGGTATCGGTCCGGCAGCGCACCTGCAGGAGCTCTCAATCCCCGTAATCCGTGATCAGCCCGGCGTCGGTCAAGGCCTGCAAGATCATCTTCAGGCCCGACCCGTCTACCGCTGCACCCTGCCGACGATAAACACCGAAGCCCGCAGTCTGGCGCGCAAGGCACTGATGGCTGCTCAATTTGCAGTCAACCGCACCGGGCCGATGACGATGGCTGCCTCACTCGGCACCGCATTTCTGAAGACGAGGCCGGAGCTGGACACTCCGGACATCCAGTTCCACATTCAGCCTTTCAGTGCCGACAACCCAGCCGATGGTCCGCACTCATTCTCGGCCTTCACGACTTCGGTTCTGCAACTGCGCCCGGAAAGTCGGGGCCAGATCAGGCTGAAGACCCCACATCTGCGCGACGCTCCGGCCATCCATCCGAATTACCTTGCAACGCCAATCGACTGTCAGACGCTTGTCAGCGGTATCCGAATCGCTCGCCGAATTGCCAGACAGCCCGCGCTTGCCCGCCACATTACGGCCGAGCATGCACCCGGTCCGGAGGCTGAGGAAGACGACGCTCTGCTCGAATGGGCTCGCAACACCGCGACAACGATCTATCATCCGACAGGCACCTGTCGCATGGGCGACGGACGCATGTGTGTGGTCGACGCACGTCTCAACGTCCATGGCATCAGCAACTTGAAAGTCGCCGATGCCTCGATCATGCCCGAAATTACTTCCGGAAACACCAACGCACCAACGATCATGATTGGGGAAAAAGCTTCGGATATCGTCCTGGAGGACCTGCAAGCATGA
- the nusG gene encoding transcription termination/antitermination protein NusG yields MAARWYAVSVLSNFEKKVAESIREAVVTHGLEEDILQVLVPTEEVIEVRRGKKVQAERRFMPGYVLVQADLSDQAYHLIKDTNRVTGFLGPQGKPMPMRDAEVAQILNQVEEGAERPRSLISFDVGEQVNVTDGPFEGFAGMVEDVDEGNARLKVTVSIFGRATPVELEFTQVAKQT; encoded by the coding sequence ATGGCGGCACGCTGGTACGCGGTAAGCGTCCTTTCCAATTTCGAAAAGAAGGTGGCCGAGAGCATCCGTGAGGCGGTTGTGACACACGGACTTGAAGAAGATATTCTTCAGGTGCTGGTGCCGACCGAGGAAGTCATCGAGGTGCGTCGCGGCAAGAAGGTGCAGGCGGAGCGACGGTTCATGCCGGGCTACGTGCTGGTTCAGGCGGACTTGTCGGACCAGGCCTATCACCTGATCAAGGATACGAACCGGGTAACCGGTTTCCTTGGGCCGCAGGGCAAGCCGATGCCGATGCGCGATGCAGAAGTTGCGCAGATTCTCAACCAGGTTGAGGAAGGGGCGGAGCGTCCGCGCAGCTTGATTTCCTTTGATGTGGGCGAGCAGGTAAACGTGACTGATGGGCCGTTCGAAGGGTTCGCAGGCATGGTCGAGGATGTAGATGAGGGCAATGCGCGCCTGAAGGTGACCGTGTCTATCTTCGGTCGGGCGACACCTGTTGAACTGGAATTTACGCAGGTCGCCAAGCAGACCTGA
- the rpoB gene encoding DNA-directed RNA polymerase subunit beta: protein MVQTHSGQKRIRKFYGKIREVADMPNLIEVQKSSYDLFLRSGDQDLPMDGEGIMGVFQSVFPIKDFNETSILEFVKYELEAPKYDTEECQQRDMTYSAPLKVTLRLIVFEVDEDTGAKSVKDIKEQDVFMGDMPLMTHNGTFIVNGTERVIVSQMHRSPGVFFDHDRGKTHSSGKLLFTSRIIPYRGSWLDFEFDAKDIVFARIDRRRKLPVTTLLYALGLDQEGIMKAYYDTVNFKHHKKGWTTKFFPERIRGTKPPYDIVNAKTGEVIAEAGKKVTPRTVKQILDAGDVPDIVVPFETLVGRFVAEDIINEETGEIWVEAGDELTIETDKEGEITGGTIKLLLDQGVKSIPVLDIDNINVGPYIRNTMAADKNLNRDTALMDIYRVMRPGEPPTVEAASALFDQLFFDSERYDLSAVGRVKMNMRLNLDAPDTKRTLRNEDIIAVIKALVDLRDGRGEVDDIDHLGNRRVRSVGELMENQYRVGLLRMERAIKERMSSVEIDTVMPQDLINAKPAAAAVREFFGSSQLSQFMDQTNPLSEVTHKRRLSALGPGGLTRERAGFEVRDVHPTHYGRMCPIETPEGPNIGLINSLASFARVNKYGFIETPYRRVENGQVTDDVVYMSATEEMRHTVAQANAQLDEEGRFKNELVSTRKSGEYMLNPVENVDLIDVSPKQLVSVAASLIPFLENDDANRALMGSNMQRQAVPLLKAEAPFVGTGIEEIVARDSGAAITARRAGIVDQVDAMRIVVRATEDLNPGDPGVDIYRMRKFQRSNQNTCINQRPLVKVGDTVVKGEFIADGPSTDLGELALGKNVLVAFMPWNGYNYEDSILISERIVKDDVFTSIHIEEFEVAARDTKLGPEEITRDIPNVGEEALRNLDEAGIVYIGAEVGPADILVGKITPKGESPMTPEEKLLRAIFGEKASDVRDTSLRLPPGDYGTVVEVRVFNRHGVEKDERALQIEREEVERLSRDRDDELAILDRNIYARLKTLIMGKKAVKGPKGVASGSTIDEALLSSLSKGQWWQLAMGDEADATEMEALNAQYEIQKKALDRRFEDKVEKVRRGDDLPPGVMKMVKVFIAVKRKLQPGDKMAGRHGNKGVISKVVPEEDMPFLADGTPVDVVLNPLGVPSRMNVGQILETHMGWAARGLGESINESLKDYRRTGDLTPVKDAMKIAYGEQVYNEALDEMEEDAFLEAASNVTRGVPIATPVFDGAKEADVNDALVRAGFNESGQSTLFDGRTGEQFARPVTVGVKYILKLHHLVDDKIHARSTGPYSLVTQQPLGGKAQFGGQRFGEMEVWALEAYGAAYTLQEMLTVKSDDVAGRTKVYESIVKGEDNFEAGVPESFNVLVKEIRSLGLNVELLDAEESE, encoded by the coding sequence ATGGTACAAACCCATTCCGGTCAGAAACGCATTCGTAAATTCTACGGCAAAATCCGCGAAGTCGCGGACATGCCCAACCTTATCGAGGTACAGAAAAGCTCCTACGATCTCTTCCTGCGATCAGGTGACCAGGACCTGCCGATGGACGGTGAGGGGATTATGGGCGTGTTCCAGTCCGTTTTCCCGATCAAGGATTTCAACGAAACGTCCATCCTCGAATTCGTGAAATACGAGTTGGAAGCACCGAAGTACGACACCGAGGAATGTCAGCAGCGGGATATGACCTACTCCGCACCGTTGAAGGTGACCCTGCGGCTGATCGTGTTCGAAGTCGATGAAGACACGGGCGCGAAGTCTGTCAAGGATATCAAGGAGCAGGATGTCTTCATGGGCGATATGCCCCTGATGACGCATAACGGTACGTTCATCGTGAACGGGACCGAGCGCGTGATCGTGTCCCAGATGCACCGCTCGCCCGGCGTGTTCTTTGACCATGACCGAGGCAAGACGCATTCTTCGGGTAAACTCCTGTTCACCAGCCGTATCATTCCCTATCGTGGTTCCTGGCTCGATTTCGAATTCGACGCCAAGGACATCGTATTTGCCCGCATCGACCGCCGCCGGAAACTGCCCGTGACGACCCTGCTCTATGCCCTTGGGCTGGACCAGGAAGGCATCATGAAAGCCTATTATGACACGGTGAACTTCAAGCACCACAAGAAGGGCTGGACCACCAAGTTTTTCCCTGAGCGTATCCGAGGTACAAAGCCGCCCTACGATATCGTCAATGCCAAAACCGGCGAAGTGATCGCCGAAGCAGGCAAGAAGGTGACTCCGAGAACCGTCAAGCAGATCCTCGACGCTGGTGATGTGCCCGATATCGTGGTTCCGTTCGAGACGCTGGTCGGCCGCTTTGTTGCTGAGGACATCATCAACGAGGAAACCGGCGAGATCTGGGTCGAAGCAGGCGACGAACTGACTATCGAGACGGACAAGGAAGGCGAGATCACGGGCGGTACGATCAAGCTGCTGCTGGATCAGGGTGTGAAGTCGATTCCAGTACTGGACATCGACAACATCAATGTCGGCCCGTACATCCGTAACACGATGGCTGCGGACAAGAACTTGAACCGCGACACCGCGTTGATGGATATCTACCGTGTCATGCGTCCGGGTGAGCCGCCCACCGTGGAGGCAGCCTCGGCGCTGTTCGATCAGCTGTTCTTCGATAGCGAGCGCTATGATCTTTCGGCCGTGGGCCGCGTGAAGATGAACATGCGTCTGAACCTCGACGCGCCGGATACTAAGCGCACACTGCGCAACGAAGACATCATCGCCGTGATCAAGGCGCTGGTCGATCTGCGCGACGGTCGCGGCGAAGTTGACGATATCGATCACCTTGGCAACCGTCGCGTGCGCTCCGTGGGCGAACTGATGGAGAACCAGTATCGAGTGGGCCTTCTCCGGATGGAGCGTGCGATCAAGGAGCGAATGAGTTCCGTTGAGATTGACACGGTGATGCCGCAGGACCTGATCAACGCAAAGCCCGCTGCAGCGGCGGTGCGCGAGTTCTTCGGCTCCAGCCAACTTTCGCAATTCATGGACCAGACCAACCCTCTGTCGGAAGTCACCCACAAGCGCCGCCTTTCGGCGCTTGGCCCTGGCGGCCTGACGCGTGAGCGTGCGGGCTTCGAGGTGCGCGACGTTCATCCGACGCACTATGGTCGGATGTGCCCGATTGAAACGCCGGAAGGCCCGAACATCGGCCTCATCAACTCGCTGGCCTCGTTCGCCCGCGTGAACAAGTATGGTTTCATCGAGACTCCCTATCGCCGGGTAGAAAATGGCCAAGTGACCGATGATGTAGTCTACATGTCGGCGACCGAGGAGATGCGGCACACCGTGGCGCAGGCCAACGCTCAACTCGACGAAGAGGGCCGGTTCAAGAATGAATTGGTTTCCACGCGTAAATCGGGTGAGTACATGCTGAATCCGGTTGAGAATGTCGATCTGATCGACGTCTCGCCCAAACAGCTCGTGTCTGTTGCCGCCTCGCTGATCCCGTTCCTCGAGAACGATGACGCAAACCGCGCGCTGATGGGCTCGAACATGCAGCGTCAGGCTGTGCCCCTGCTGAAGGCGGAAGCGCCTTTCGTGGGCACGGGCATCGAGGAGATCGTGGCACGGGATTCTGGTGCTGCCATCACCGCGCGCCGGGCCGGTATCGTGGACCAGGTGGACGCGATGCGTATCGTCGTGCGCGCGACCGAAGACCTCAACCCGGGCGATCCGGGCGTGGATATCTACCGGATGCGCAAGTTCCAGCGTTCCAACCAGAACACCTGCATCAACCAGCGCCCGCTGGTAAAGGTGGGTGACACGGTGGTGAAGGGCGAGTTCATCGCGGACGGTCCCTCGACCGACCTCGGCGAACTGGCACTGGGCAAGAACGTGCTCGTCGCGTTCATGCCGTGGAACGGCTACAACTACGAGGATTCCATCCTCATCTCCGAACGGATCGTGAAGGATGACGTGTTCACGTCGATCCATATCGAAGAGTTTGAGGTCGCGGCCCGCGACACCAAGCTCGGCCCCGAGGAGATCACCCGCGATATTCCGAACGTCGGCGAAGAGGCTCTGCGGAACCTCGATGAAGCCGGTATCGTCTATATCGGTGCGGAAGTCGGACCAGCGGACATCCTCGTCGGCAAGATCACTCCGAAGGGCGAAAGCCCGATGACGCCGGAAGAGAAACTTCTGCGCGCCATCTTCGGTGAAAAGGCATCGGATGTGCGCGACACCTCTCTACGCCTGCCGCCGGGAGATTACGGCACGGTTGTAGAGGTGCGCGTCTTCAACCGCCACGGCGTGGAGAAGGACGAACGTGCGCTGCAGATCGAGCGCGAGGAAGTCGAACGGCTTTCGCGCGACCGGGACGATGAGCTTGCGATCCTCGACCGCAACATCTACGCGCGTCTGAAAACTCTGATCATGGGCAAGAAGGCCGTGAAAGGCCCGAAGGGCGTCGCCTCCGGATCCACCATTGATGAGGCATTGCTTTCCTCGTTGTCCAAGGGCCAATGGTGGCAGCTTGCGATGGGTGACGAAGCCGACGCGACCGAGATGGAGGCATTGAACGCGCAGTACGAGATCCAGAAGAAGGCTCTCGACCGGCGGTTCGAGGACAAGGTGGAGAAGGTTCGCCGTGGTGACGACCTGCCGCCGGGCGTGATGAAGATGGTCAAGGTCTTCATCGCTGTGAAGCGCAAGCTTCAGCCTGGCGACAAGATGGCCGGGCGTCACGGCAACAAGGGTGTCATTTCCAAGGTGGTTCCAGAGGAGGATATGCCTTTCCTCGCCGATGGAACGCCAGTGGACGTGGTGCTGAACCCGCTTGGTGTGCCTTCGCGCATGAACGTCGGCCAGATTCTGGAGACGCACATGGGCTGGGCGGCGCGCGGCCTCGGCGAGTCCATCAATGAGTCTCTGAAGGACTATCGCCGGACAGGTGACCTCACGCCGGTGAAGGACGCGATGAAGATCGCGTATGGCGAACAGGTCTACAACGAGGCGCTGGACGAGATGGAAGAGGACGCCTTCCTCGAGGCGGCCAGCAATGTTACGCGCGGCGTTCCGATAGCAACGCCTGTTTTCGACGGGGCGAAGGAAGCGGATGTGAACGACGCACTGGTGCGCGCCGGCTTCAACGAGAGTGGTCAGTCCACCCTCTTCGATGGCCGTACCGGGGAGCAGTTCGCACGACCGGTGACGGTCGGGGTGAAATACATCCTCAAACTGCATCACCTTGTGGACGACAAGATCCACGCGCGTTCGACGGGCCCGTATAGCCTTGTTACCCAGCAGCCGCTGGGCGGTAAGGCGCAGTTCGGTGGCCAGCGCTTCGGTGAGATGGAGGTGTGGGCCCTTGAAGCCTACGGCGCCGCCTATACCTTGCAGGAGATGCTGACGGTGAAGTCGGATGACGTGGCTGGCCGTACCAAGGTGTACGAGAGCATCGTCAAGGGCGAGGACAATTTCGAGGCCGGGGTTCCGGAATCGTTCAACGTTCTCGTCAAGGAAATCCGCTCTCTCGGCCTGAACGTCGAACTGCTGGACGCGGAAGAATCGGAGTGA
- the secE gene encoding preprotein translocase subunit SecE — MARTNPFQFIQQVRAETAKVVWPSRREVLLTSVMVFVLSFLAAVFFFFVDFIIRNGLDGFLLLAN; from the coding sequence ATGGCCAGAACGAACCCTTTTCAGTTCATCCAGCAGGTGCGTGCGGAAACGGCAAAGGTCGTGTGGCCGTCGCGCCGCGAAGTACTGTTGACGAGCGTAATGGTTTTCGTTCTGTCCTTCCTGGCCGCAGTTTTCTTTTTCTTCGTGGATTTCATCATTCGCAACGGTCTCGATGGGTTCTTGCTGCTGGCGAACTAA